CAGGCCTAGGACCAGGTTCGCGGCAGAATCCTCCTGCATGAACTGCTCCACCAGGCTCGCACCGGCAATGATCAGCGCGCCGGCCAGGATGACTACGGAACTGTGCCCGAGGCTGAAGGCGAAGCCTACGCTGACGGGGTCCTGCTGCTGTGCTACGAATTTGCGGGTGGCGTTGTCGATTGCGGCCAGGTGGTCCCAGTCGTAGCTGTGCTTTACGCCCGCAAGATACGCGGTGAGCACCAACCCCCACGCGAGCGGCTGCCCTCCGGGGCAGGGGCACCCAGCCATGAATGATGTGAGGGTACCGGTGAGCAGAAGCGCGACGGCGGCGGCATGGAGCGCAGCAACCGCAATGAAGGTGAACAGCACCCGCGTGCGGAACGGCAGGGTCTCCCGCTCGCGGTAGAGCACCGTCAGTTGCGTCAGCACGGTCATCAATATTTCCTCATGTTGAGAGGCTCCTGCCCGTGCCAGCGGTCGCGAAGCAACGCCGTGCAGGCACCCAACAGGCTGTTGAGCTCGCCCGTGGTGTTGGACAGCGATCGCAGCACCAGCCCGGTGGTTCCCGCAACCGTGCGGGTCAGGGAAACCCCGGAGTGGGCATCATGCCCGACGGTCAGGGCGTGAAGGTCATCGGCGAGCTCCTGGCCGACGCGCGGATCCACCACCACCAGGGATCCGAGGTGGCTGAACCCCTCCATGAAGCCCAGGCCGGTGACGTCGTTCAGCGGAGGCCGGATGAGCAGGTTGTCGAGTGCCAGGAGTTCGGTGCGATCACCCACCTGTACGTGGATTTCGTTTCGCAGCCGAAGCTCTTCGTACTTAAACGATGCCCCGTCCGGCGACCAGCCAGGAGTGATGATTTCGGCAATCACGAGGCTCGACGACGGATGCACCGTGATGTGGGCGCGTTGCCTGTAGCTGGCCTCCCGGTAGGCGATGAGCTGGTCAGGCATCAGTTCCAGCCGCGCCCCCTCCCCCAGCAGCAGGCTCATCCGCTGCTCGGCAAAGGACCCCGGAGTCCGGTAAACCTTGGTCGCGGACTGGGTAGTTAAATGTAGGTCAGCCCCGTCCCCCACCTCCACGTCGATGACGAACAGGTCTGCCCCTAGGTAAGCGCCACCAGGATTCACGAGCACATAACAAACCTGCCCGGAGTCGTCCAGATAGTGTGGCCGAAGCACCCGCAAAGCGCCCTGATGGAACTGCCGGGACGCAATGGACCTACCCCCCCGTACGGTGATGACGAGCTCAAGCACACCGCGCGGCGAGCCGACTGCAGAGGCGGCGGAGCCGGTTGCAGCCGCCGGAGTCGCTTCAGCCGCCGTCGTGCTCATGGAGCGAGGTCGAGCATCAGAACGTCGCGGCGCACCCAGTTGATGACAGCGTCCAGCCCTTCGTCAGTCTTCAGGTTGGTGAAGCAGAACGGCTTTTCGCCCCGGAACTCCTTTGAGTCGGCCTCCATAACCGACAAATCGGCGCCAACATGGGGAGCGAGGTCGGTTTTGTTGATGATGAAGAGATCGGACTTGATCATGCCTTGGCCGGCTTTGCGTGGGATCTTTTCGCCTTGGGCCACGTCGATGATGTAGATGGAGAAGTCCACGAGCTCCGGGCTGAAGGTCGCCGAGAGGTTATCGCCGCCGGACTCCACGAAAATGACCTGGAGGTCGGGGTGCCGGGCTTTGAGTTCCTCGATGGCGGCGGTGTTCATCGAGGTGTCTTCGCGGATGGCGGTGTGCGGGCAGCCGCCGGTTTCGACGCCGATGATCCTGTCCTCGGGAAGGATGCCGTTGGCAGCCAGGATTTTGGCGTCCTCGATGGTGTAGATGTCGTTGGTGATCGCGGCCATGGAGATTTCGGGGCTCATGTGGCGCGTGAGCCGCTCCACCAGCTGCGTTTTGCCGGCGCCCACAGGGCCGCCGATGCCGATTTTGATGGGTTCAGTCATGTTTTTCCTCCTGCTAGCTCATGAACATTCGGGCACGTTGGCGCTCGTGCCGCATCTGCGAAATTTCCAGCCCTGGGCTGAGTGCGCCGAAGTCGTCCGGCGTCAGGCGGGCGATCCGCTCGATGGCGGCAGCGACGTCGTCGGCCGCTTTCCGCAGCAGCCGCTGCCCGGCGTTTTGCCCGAGGGGGATGGCCCGGACGGCGTTCTGCGTCAGCGACGTGACGGTGGCGAAAAGGCACGCGGCCAGCGCTTCGGTCAGCGGCACGCCCAAGGAACGGGCGACGACGGCGAACGCCAGCGGCTGATGCCCGGCGGCCCGGCCCGTAGTCACCAGGTCCCGATAAAGTCCCAGCTCGGCCGAGGGAAAAACCTCGGTTCCGATCTCCAGCAGCCGCCCGCCCATCTTGACGCTGGCCTCCCTGACTTGGCGAGACAGCAGTTGCGCCGAAAGCAGGACATCAAGCTCCCCAACATCCCAGCCCTCGTAGAGGAACCGGATCGACAGCCCATCAGAGTAGGAAAGCTGCTGCGAGACAAATACAGAAAGCCAAACCCCAAACGAAGCCTCGTCACAAATGAGCTCCCGTTCGATGTACCCCTCAAACCCAAAAGAGTGAGCAAAAGCCCCGGTTGGAAGCGCGGAATCACAAAGCTGTTGCAGCGCGAGCTGATAAGTCATGACAACCCGCCGGGGGAACTAGTGCGAGTGTTCGGCATGGCGGAAGGGCACGGGCATGACGCGTTCCTGGCGGTCATAGGGCACTCCGGCGTGGACGAGGTAGTCCTCGACGGTGTGGTCGTAGGCGCATACCATGACCTCGGCCCCGTACTCCGAGGAAGCGTCGAAGAACTGGGCCTGGAGGTGCCGGTTGCCGAGCGAGTGTGCCACGACGCCCATGTCGTGGACGGACCGGGGCGCAATGACCAGGACGTCGGTGGGCAGCACCGACACCACGATCATGTTGGTTTCGGCAACGTGCAGGATGTCGCCGTCCCGCAGGTCTGCTGAGCCGGCCGCCAGGCGGATTCCGATTTCCTTGCCGTGGTCCGTGGTGACGCGCTGGATACGCTTGACCAGCTGGGCACTGGGCAGCACCACTTTCTCCCGGTGCAGGCCGGTGTAGGCAGCCAGGTCGGTTGTAGGCAGCTCGTGCAGGTTGCCGAGTACTTTTTCGATGATCACGTCAGGCTCCTGGTTGGCGGCTCGGTCAGAAGAGGAAGTAGCGCTGCGCCATCGGCAGCACGTCGGAGGGCTCACAGGTGACGTCGTCGCCGTCGACCGTCACCTTGTACGTTTCCGGGTCCACCTGGATCTCCGGCGTCGCATCGTTGTATTTGAGGTCCGCCTTGCTCAACGTCCGGATCCCGGAGACGGGACGGATGACCTTTTCCAGGCCCAGCTCCTGGGGCACGCCGGCGTCGATTGCTGCCTGGGACAGGAAGGTGATGGAGGACTGCTGCACGGCCTTGCCGAACGCGGCGAACATGGGGCGCATGGTGCGTGGCTGCGGGGTGGGTATGGAGGCGTTGGCGTCGCCCATCAGTGCGTAGGCGATCTGGCCGCCCTTGAGGACCAGCTCGGGCTTCACGCCGAAGAACGCCGGATCCCAGAGCACCAGGTCGGCAAATTTGCCTTCCTCCACCGAGCCGATGGAGTCCGCCATGCCCTGGGCGATGGCCGGGTTGATGGTGTACTTCGCAACGTAGCGCTTGAGGCGGAAGTTGTCGCTGCCTGCCGAGCCGTGGACACCGCCGTCGGGATCTTCCAAAATCCCGCGCTGTTTCTTCATTTTGTCCGCCACCTGCCAGGTGCGGGTGATGACCTCGCCCACGCGTCCCATTGCCTGGGAGTCGGAGGAGGTGATGGAGAAGATGCCCAGGTCCTGGAGGACGTCCTCGGCGGCGATGGTTTCGGCCCGGATGCGCGAGTCGGCGAAGGCCACGTCCTCGGGGATGTCCGGGTTGAGGTGGTGGCAGACCATGAGCATGTCCAGGTGCTCTTCGATGGTGTTCCGCGTGTACGGGAGCGTGGGGTTGGTGGAGGCGGGCAGGACGTTGGGCAGCCCGGCGATCCTGATGATGTCCGGCGCGTGCCCGCCACCGGCGCCCTCGGTGTGGAATGTATGGATAACCCGGCCGTCGATGGCGCGGATGGTGTCTTCCACGAAGCCGCACTCATTGAGCGTGTCGGTGTGGATGGCCACTTGGACGTCGAACTCGTCGGCCACCTTCAGGGAGGTGTCGATCGAGGACGTGGTGGAGCCCCAGTCCTCGTGGACCTTAAGGCCGATGGCGCCGGCCCGGATCTGTTCAGCCAGGGGCTCGAGGGCGGACGCGTGGCCCTTTCCGAAAAGACCGATGTTGATGGGCAGCCCCTCGGCAGCCTGCAGCATACGCTGGATGTGCCATTTACCGGGAGTGACGGTCGTGGCTTTCGTGCCCTCGGCAGGACCCGTGCCACCGCCCACCATGGTGGTCACGCCGCTGCTGAGGGCCGTGGGAACCTGGTCCGGGGAGATGAAGTGGATGTGGCTGTCAACGCCGCCGGCGGTGAGGATCCTTCGCTCGCCGGCAATGATCTCAGTGCTCGGCCCGATCACGATATCCACGCCGTCGCTGATCTGCGGGTTACCGGCCTTGCCGATCCTGAAGATGTGGCCGTCCCGGAGCGCGACATCGGCCTTGTAGATGCCGGTGTAATCGAGGATCACCGCATTGGTGATGACGGTGTCCGGTACGCCACCTGAACTAACAGCCTGGGGGCCGCCGTCGCGGGTTACCTGTCCGTTCTGGCCCATGCCGTCCCGGATCACCTTGCCGCCGCCGAACACCACTTCCTCCCCGTAGACGGTGAGGTCCTTTTCGATGTCGAGGAACAGTTCGGTGTCCGCCAGGCGGATAGAATCACCGGTGGTGGGTCCGTACAGGTCCGCGTACTGCCGGCGGGGAATCTCGAAGCTCACATGTTTCCTTTCACGGCGGCGTCCGTGCTCTGAGGATCGAGTGGACCGTTGACGGCGTTGCTGAGGCCATACACCTCGCGGCTTCCCGCCAGCTCAATGAGCCGGACGGTCTTGCCGTCCCCCGGCTCAAACCGGGCTGCTGTGCCGGCGGGGATGTCCAGGCGTCGGCCGTGGGCGGCTTTCCGGTCGAACTCCAGGGCAGGATTTGCTTCGGCGAAGTGGAAATGGGAACCCACCTGCACGGGACGGTCACCGCGGTTGGTCACGACGACGTCCACCGCCTTCCGCCCGGCGTTCACCGTCACCGGTTCGGACCTGAGTACATACTCACCTGGGATCATGGCCTGCCCTAGCGGATCGGATCGTGGACTGTGACGAGCTTGGTGCCGTCCGGGAACGTGGCCTCGATCTGGACGTCGTGGACCATTTCCGGAACGCCTTCCATCACCTCGTCGCGGGTCAGCACAGTGGTCCCGTAGCTCATCAGGTCTGCCACTGTGCGGCCGTCCCGGGCACCCTCGATCAGTTCATAACTGATGATGGCCACAGCCTCCGGGAAGTTCAGTTTGAGGCCGCGGGCCTGGCGGCGCCGCGCAAGATCGGCGGCCACCACAATCATGAGCTTTTCCTGCTCACGGGGCATCAGGTGCATTACGAGTCCCTTCTGTAGATGGCCAGGGCCGCGGTCTGATTAATGTACTCAGGTGACGTTTCGTGCAGGTTTCCGTGACAAGGGTGTTGCCTAGGCGTATTGCCGTGAGGGCTGGTGGGTGAGGCGGATCTGGCGGTTGACGTCCTTGTAGAGGAGGTACCGGAACGGTCCGGGGCCGCCAGCGTAGCAGGCCTGCGGGCAGAAGGCGCGGAGCCATGAAGTCGCCTGCCTCCACTTCCACCCAGTCATCGTTCAGCCGGTAGACGGCCTTGCCTTCGAGGACAAACAGGCCGTGCTCCATCACGTGTGTTTCCGCGAACGGGATGGTGCCGCCGGGCTGGAAGGTGACGATGTTGACGTGCATGTTTCGGTGTCACCATCGAAGCCGGCCCTCAGCCCGGCTTCTACATGTCGGGCGACATCCGGGGCGGACAGTGAGCCCTTGAACTTGTCAGAGGCAATCAGCACGCGCATGTCCCGCGACTCCCTTCAATGCCCTAATCCAGCAGCGCGATGATCGCTGTGGGTGCATCCTCGCCCTTGGCGGCCAGATCTTCGAACTCGGTTATGGCGTTGATTTCCACACCCATGGAGATGTTGGTGATCTTTTCCAGGATCACTTCGACCACCACGGGCACCTGGAACTCGCCCATCATTGTTTTGGCCTTGTCGAAGGCGGCGGCGAGGTCGTTGGGGTCCTCCACGCGCACGGCTTTGCAGCCCAGGCCTTCGGCCACCTTGAGGTGGTCCACGCCGTAGCCGCGGGTGTCCTCGGACAGGTGCGTGCTGTTGATGTTGTCGAATGCCAGGGACACGTTCTGTTCCATGTTGAAGCCGCGCTGGGACTGGCGGATCAGGCCCAGGTAGGAGTTGTTCACCACCACGTGGATGTAGGGGAGGTTGAACTGCGCGCCCACAGCGAGTTCCTCGATCATGAACTGGAAGTCGTAGTCCCCGGACAGGGCTACAACGGTCTCATCCGGCTTGCCGCGCACGACGCCCAAGGCGGCCGGGCCGGTCCAGCCCAGGGGGCCTGCCTGGCCGGCGTTGATCCACTTGCGCGGGCCGAACACGTGCAGCATCTGGGCGCCGGCGATCTGGGACAGGCCGATGGTGGACACGTAGGTGGTGTCGCGGCCGAAGGACTTGTTGATCTCCTCGTACACGCGCTGCGGCTTGATGGGAATGTTCTCGAAGTGGGTCTTGCGCTGCAGCGAACCCTTGCGGTCCTGGCATTCGGCAACCCACGCCGTGTAGTCCGGCAGGGACCCTGCAGCCTTGCGCTCTTTGGCGAGCTCAACCAGCCCGGCCAGCGCCGCGCCGGCGTCGGACGCGATGCCCAGGTCCGGTGAGAACACGCGGCCGATCTGGGTGGGCTCAATGTCGATGTGCACGAACTTCCGGCCTGCCGTGTAGGTCTCCAGGCCGCCGGTGTGGCGGTTGGCCCAGCGGTTGCCGATGCCGATCACGAAGTCGCTCTGCAGGTAGTTCTCGTTGCCGTAGCGGTGGCTGGTCTGCAGGCCCACCATGCCGGCCATGAGCTGGTGGTCGTCCGGGATGGTGCCCCAGCCCATCAGGGTGGGGATGACCGGAACGTTGAGGATTTCGGCCAGTTCCACCAGTTGCGCGGAGGCGCCGGCGTTGATGATGCCGCCGCCGGCCACGATCAGCGGGTGCTGCGCAGCGGTGAGCATGTCCAGGGCCTTTTCCAGCTGCTTGCGGGAGGCCTTGGGCTTCTCGACGGGCAGGGGCTCGTAGGTGTCGATGTCGAATTCGATCTCGGCCTGCTGCACGTCGATGGGCAGGTCCAGCAGGACGGGGCCGGGGCGGCCGGAGCGCATCAGCTGGAAGGCCTTCTGGAAGGCGCCGGGAACCTGGCCGGGCTCCAGGACGGTCATGGCCATCTTGGTGACGGGCTTGGCGATGGACTCGATGTCCACGGCCTGGAAGTCTTCCTTGTGCAGCTTGGCCACGGGGGCCTGGCCGGTGATGCAGAGCATGGGGATGGAGTCGGCCCAGGCGGCGTACAGGCCGGTGATCATGTCGGTGCCGGCGGGGCCGGAGGTGCCGATGCAGATGCCAATGTTGCCGTCCTTGGCCCGGCTGTAGCCGTCGGCCATGTGGCTGGCGCCTTCAACGTGGCGGGCCAGGGTGTGGCGGATGCCGCCGTGGGCGCGCATGGCGGAGTAGAAGGGGTTGATTGCCGCGCCTGGCAGGCCGAACGCCTCGATGGCGCCTTCCTTTTCCAGGATGGCAACCGCTGCATCAACGGTACGCATCTTGCTCATGGTGTGCTCCTACTTAAGTCTGGTGGGAAAACCTGTTTTTGGGTGTGCTGAAGGAAAGCCAACGGTCGAGCCCGGCGGAACCGAAACCTACTTCCGGCCGGAGAGCTGGAGGACCTGCTTGAAGAGTCCGGAGTGGTCCAGTGCGCCGTCGCCCTGGTTGACGGTGGCGGCGACGAGTTGTGCGACGACGGCGCCGAGGGGGACGGCGACGTTGGCTTCGCGGGCGGCGGAGGTGACGATGCCGAGGTCCTTGTGGTGGAGGGCGAGGCGGAAGCCGGGCTCGAAGTTGCGGTCGAGCATCTTCTGGCCCTTCTGGTCCAGGACCTTTGAGCCGGCCAGGCCGCCGCCGAGGACCTTGAGGGCGGCGTCGGTGTCCACGCCGTAGGCCTCGAGGAAGGCGATGGCTTCGCCGAGGACTTCGATGTTGACGGCGACGATGAGCTGGTTGGCTGCCTTGACGGTCTGGCCGGAGCCGGAGGGGCCAACGTGGACGATGGTCTTGCCGACGGCGTTCAGGACATCGGAGGCTGCGTCGAAGTCCTCCTTGTCGCCGCCGACCATGATGGAAAGGACGGCGTCGATGGCGCCCTGCTCACCGCCGCTCACCGGTGCATCAAGCGGCCGGATGCCAGCCTCTTTCGCGTCGTCGGCGAGGCGCTTGGCGACGTCGGGGCGGATGCTGGACGCTTCAATCCACAAGGTACCCTTCTTCGCGTTGGCGAAGAGACCGTCCTCGCCGCTGACCACACCCTCAACGTCGGGGGAATCCGGGACCATGGTGATCACGACGTCGGCGTCCTTGACGGCGTCAGCGATGCTGCTGGCGCCCTTGCCGCCTTCGGAAACGAGCTCGTCGATCTTGTCCTGGCTGCGGTTGAAGCCGGTGACGGTGTGGCCGGCCTTAACCAGGTTGATGGCCATGGGCAGGCCCATAATTCCAAGCCCGATAACTGCAACGTTGCTCATGATGGTTCCTTTTCTGGAGTGTTTCTAACTCAGAGGCTGTGGGGTGCCGTGGGATTGTTCGTCGTGACAGGGCGTTCCGGGACGACCCAACTGAAGGCCGTTTCCTGCGGTTCCTTGTATTCGAGGCCGATGTAGCCCTCGTAGCCGAGTTCGCGGCTGCGGGCGATCCACTCACGCAGGGGGAGGGTGCCGGTACCGGGTGCGCCTCGGCCCGGGTTGTCGGCAATCTGGATGTGGCCGAAGTCCCTGGCGTGGTTTTCGATCACGGAGTCCACATCGTCGCCATTGACTGCAAGATGGTAGAAGTCCGCCAAAAGCTTGATGTTGCCGACGCCGGCCTCGGCCTTGACGCGGGCGATGACCTTGAGTGCGTCTTCAGCGGTGAGGAGCGGATACCTGGGTGCCCCGCTGACGGGTTCGAGGAGGACGGTGCCGCCGATACGGGCGACACCTTCGGCTGCAGCGGCCAGGTTCTCGGCGCCGATGGCATCCTGCTTCTCAACCGATTCGCCGTCGATCCGGTTTCCGTAGAGGGCGTTGAAGGCCTTGCAGCCCAGGCGCTCACCGATGCCGGCCACGACGTCGATGTTGTCCTGGAACTCTGCGGAGCGCGCGGGCCAGGAAACCAGACCGCGGTCCCCGCCGGGCATGTTGCCGGCGTTGAAGTTCAGGCCCGTGAGCTGAACGCCGGCGTCCTTGATGGCGCGCTCGAACTCGGTGACCTGGGCATCGGTGGGGACGGAGGACTCAAAGGGCCACCAGAACTCAACAGCGTCAAAACCGGCAGCCTTCGCTGCGGCGGGGCGTTCCAGGAGCGGCAGTTCGGTCAAGAGGATGGAGCAGTTCACGGTGTACGTCATCACATTTCTCTCCTGATTCAATCCACTTTCAAAGTCAAAGGTGCTCCGACTCTAGCCAGTCATTAGGTAGTTATCGATGGCCTGGTCCAAGCTCTCGGGCCGGGCTGATTTTGGATGAAGGGTCAGGCTTCTGGGTCAGGCGGATCTGGGCGGTTGACCTCTTTGTAAAGCAGGTAGCGGAGCGCCGGACTGGAACGTCACGGTGTTCACATGCATGTCGTGGGCGGGGTCGTCCGGGTCCACGGCTCAGTCCACCAGTTCGTAAGCCGGAGTGGTGAGGAAGTCCATGTAGTCCTCGGAAAGACAGATGTCCGCGATCAGGCTGCTCGCCGGCTGATAGTAGCGCTCGAAGGCTTCCTCGCCCACCTCGCCGCGCAGCTTTTGGGTTTCCTCGGTCAGGATCTGCGAGACCAGTTCGCGGGTGACCTTATTGCCGGTATCGGCCAGCACCACGCCGTTGCGGATCTGCTGCCAGACCTGGGACCGTGAGATTTCGGCAGTGGCCGCGTCCTCCATCAGGTTGTGGATTGCCACGGCACCGTTTCCGGAGAGCCACACGGCGGTGTAGGCCACGGCCACGTAGAGGTTCAGGCGCAGGCCTGATTCGGTAACCTGCCCTTCCGCGGATGCCACGTCCAGCAGCTGGTCAGCGGTGACGTTCACTTCCGGCCGCTGCCTGTCGAGCTGGTTCGGCTTGTCACCGAGGACTGCGTCGAAGACTTCGCGGCAGGTGGGCACCAGGTCCGGGTGGGCAACCCAGGAGCCGTCGAACCCGTCGTTGGCTTCGCGGGTCTTGTCCGCGCGGACCTTGGCAAAGGCTGCCTCGGTCACCTCCGGGTGGCGGCGGTTGGGGATCACGGCGGCCATGCCGCCCATGGCGAAGGCGCCGCGCTTGTGGCATGTCTTGACCAGCAGTTCGGTGTAGGCGCGCATGAACGGCGCCGTCATTGCCACCGAGGCACGGTCCGGCAGGACGAATTCCTCGCCGGCGTCCCGGAAGTACTTGATGATGCTGAACAGGTAGTCCCAGCGCCCGGCGTTCAGGCCGGAGGCGTGGTCACGGAGTTCGTAGAGGATCTCGTCCATTTCGAACGCGGCCGGGATGGTTTCAATCAGCACGGTGGCGCGGATGGTGCCCTGGTTCAGCCCGAGGTAGTCCTGGGCGAACACAAAGACGTCGTTCCACAACCGTGCCTCGAGGTGGCTCTCCATCTTGGGCAGGTAGTAGTACGGGCCCTGGCCGTTGAGGACCAGCTGCTTGGCCACATGGAAGAAGTGCAGGCCGAAGTCCACCAGGGCACCCACGGCCGGCTGGCCGTCGATGATCATGTGCTTTTCCTGCATGTGCCAGCCGCGGGGACGGGCCACGACAACGGCGAGCGGCGCGTCCGTGCGGAGGCGGTATTCCTTGCCCTCCCCGGAGGTGTAGCCCAGGGTGCCCTGCGCGGCATCGCGGAGGTTCAGGATGGCGTCGATGACGTTCCCCCAAGTGGGTGTGCTGGCGTCCTCAAGGTCCGCCAGCCACACCTTGGCGCCGGAGTTGAGGGCGTTGATGGCCATCTTTGCCGGGGAAGCGGGGCCGGTCATCTCAACGCGGCGGTCCTGCAGGGCTGCGGGCGCCGGTGCGACCTTCCAGTCGCCGTCGCGCACATCCTGCGTTTCCGGCAGGAAGTCCAGCTTTCCGGTCTCGGCCACCCGCCGGCGCCTGACGGCGCGGGCCGCCAGGAGTTCATTGCGGGTGCCGGCAAAGCGCGTGTGAAGTTCCTCCACGAAAGCAAGCGCCTTGGGGGTGAGGATCTCCTCCGCACGCTCGATTGGCCGCGGGTTTGGAACAGCTATGGGCATTTCTGTTCCTCCTTAGACAGTCCGGGCTGTGCTTGCGGCGGCAGCGGCGCCTGCCACTGCGGAGGCGACGTCTGCGGCCACATGGGGGTCAAAGACGCTGGGGATAATGTAGCTGGCATTCAGCTCGTCGTCAGCCACCCGGTTGGCGATGGCATCCGCGGCGGCCACCAGCATCTCCGGGATGATGTCGGATGCGCCGGCGTCCAGCAGCCCGCGGAAGAAACCGGGGAAGGCCAGCACGTTGTTGATCTGGTTGGGGAAGTCGCTGCGGCCGGTGGCCACCACGGTCGCGTGCCTTGACGCGATAACGGGGTCGATCTCCGGTGTGGGGTTGGCCATGGCAAAGACGATGGCGTCCGCCGCCATGGAGGCCACCTGTTCCTCGCCGATCACATGCGGGGCGCTGACGCCGATGAACACGTCGGCTCCCTTGAGGGCCTCGTGCAGCGTGCCGGAGAAGCCTTCCCCGTTGGTGTTGGCGGCAATCCAGCTGCGGTGTTCGTCGCCGTATTCTTCACCCGAGTGGATGGCGCCGGAGCGGCCGGCCGCGACGATGTGCCGGGCGCCCTGGGCTTTCAGGAGCTGGATGATGGCGGAACCGGCGGCGCCGACACCGGAGACGACGATTTTCACCTCGGAGAGCTTCTTGTCGACGACGCGGAGGGCGTTAACCAGGGCGGCGAGGGTGACGATGGCGGTGCCGTGCTGATCGTCGTGGAACACCGGGATGTCCAGTTCCTCGCGAAGCCGGTTTTCGATCTCGAAGCAACGCGGGGCGGCGATGTCCTCGAGGTTGACGCCGCCGTAGACAGGGGCCAGTGCCTTGACGATGCTGATGATTTCCTCGGTGTCCTGGGTGTCCAGGCAGACCGGCCACGCGTCGACGTTCGCAAACTGCTTAAACAGCGCCGCCTTGCCTTCCATCACCGGAAGCGCGGCGGCAGGGCCAATGTTGCCCAGGCCCAGCACGGCCGAACCGTCCGTGACCACGGCGATCGTGTTGCGCTTGACCGTAAGGTTCCGGGCGGCGTCAGGGTTTTCGGCGATGGCCAGACACACGCGGGCGACGCCAGGAGTGTAGGCGCGGGAGAGATCGTCGCGGTTGCGCAGAGCCACCTTGGGAATAACCTCAAGCTTGCCGCCCAGGTGCATCAGGAAGGTGCGGTCCGAAACGTTGCGGACCTTAACTCCCTCAAGCGCGTTGAGGGCGTCCTTGACCCGGTTGGCGTGCTCGTCATCCGTGGTGTTGCAGGTGACGTCCACCACCAGGGTCTCGTGGTGGGACTCGGTGACGTCCAGCGCCGTGATGGCCGCCCCGGCCGCACCAACGGCCGCAGCGAGCTCGCTGGTGGCGCTGAAGCTGGACGGCGCCTCAACGCGCAGGGTGATCGAATTTCCGGGGCTGGGGTTCGCCATTGCAGGTCCTTCTGGTAGTGCCCGGTGCTTGGGCTGCTTAATTCGGTCGTCTTAATTCAGGAATTCATGTGAGTATCTGGACTACAAAGACTTGGATTGTTTCGTTCCGCCCGTATCACCGCATCAGGCCTCTCCTCCGGCGTTGCCGGTGGTCCCGGCATTGACGTTGTGCAGCCGGTACTTCTCGATCGCCTTGATGGGAGCCTGTGCGTCCACCTCACCGCGGCGGGCCAGCATCTCCAGGGAACGCACCACGATGGAGTGGGTGTCGTTTTTGAAGTAGCGGCGGGCTGCTGCGCGGGTGTCGGAGAAGCCGAAGCCGTCGGCGCCGAGGGTGGCGAATTCGTTGGGGACGAATTGGCGGATTTGGTCGGGGACGGCTTTCATGTAGTCGGACACGGCGACGACGGGTCCGGTGGCGCCTTCGAGTTGTTGGGTGACGAAGGGTACGCGTGTGGGTTCGCCGGGGTTGAGGAAGGCTTCTTCTTCGGCGGCGAGGCCGTCGCGTCGGAGTTCGTTCCAGGAGGTGACGGACCAGACGTCGGCGGAGACGGACCAGTCTTCGGCGAGGATCCGCTGGGCTTCGAGGGCCCAGGGGACGGAGACGCCGGAGGCCAGGATCTGGGTGCGGGGGCCGTCGATTTTGGCGGGGGCGAGCAGGTAGATGCCCTTGATGACGCCTTCGGTGTCCAGTTCTTCGGGTTCGGCGGGCTGGGTGATCGGTTCGTTGTACACGGTGAGGTAGTACATCAGGTTCCGGTCGGTGGAGTCCGGTCCGTACATCCGTTCCAGGCCGTCGCGGATGATGTGGCCCATTTCGTAGCCGTAGGCGGGGTCGTAGGTGACCACGGCGGGGTTGGTGGAGGCCAGCAGGGGGGAGTGGCCGTCGGCGTGCTGGAGGCCTTCGCCGGTGAGGGTGGTCCGGCCTGCGGTGGC
The window above is part of the Pseudarthrobacter sp. NS4 genome. Proteins encoded here:
- a CDS encoding NAD-dependent malic enzyme encodes the protein MANPSPGNSITLRVEAPSSFSATSELAAAVGAAGAAITALDVTESHHETLVVDVTCNTTDDEHANRVKDALNALEGVKVRNVSDRTFLMHLGGKLEVIPKVALRNRDDLSRAYTPGVARVCLAIAENPDAARNLTVKRNTIAVVTDGSAVLGLGNIGPAAALPVMEGKAALFKQFANVDAWPVCLDTQDTEEIISIVKALAPVYGGVNLEDIAAPRCFEIENRLREELDIPVFHDDQHGTAIVTLAALVNALRVVDKKLSEVKIVVSGVGAAGSAIIQLLKAQGARHIVAAGRSGAIHSGEEYGDEHRSWIAANTNGEGFSGTLHEALKGADVFIGVSAPHVIGEEQVASMAADAIVFAMANPTPEIDPVIASRHATVVATGRSDFPNQINNVLAFPGFFRGLLDAGASDIIPEMLVAAADAIANRVADDELNASYIIPSVFDPHVAADVASAVAGAAAAASTARTV